TGCCTCGGGCGGCGCGACGACGGTGGGCGACGGGGTGGGGTGCGACACGGGTGCTCCAGACGGCGGCAGATACTTTCGTCTGAAAAGTATCTCCGACGTCGCGCGGGCGTCACAACCCCGTCGAGGTCGCCTTCGGGGTCAGGAGGCGCGGGGCGAGAACAGCTCGTCGGTCACGTCGGTCGGCTGGTCGCGGAACCAGCGCAGCAGGGTGCGGACCTTGTGCGACGACGACGGGGACAGGTTGCTGAAGCCGTCGCGGCCGCCGGCGTTCGCGTCGGCGCCCGTGCCCGTGCCGGAGCTCGTGCCGGTGTCGGTGTCGAAGACGTCGGCGTAGCCCGGGATCACCGAGGCGAGGTCGTCCGTGACGGCGCGGTAGCCCATGGTCCAGGCAGGGAACAGCCGGTCCTCGACGCGCTCGTCGACGATGGTGTGGACAGCCGTGTGTCGGGGGTCACGGGCGATGACCGCGAGGCGCTCGCGGACGGCCTCGTCGGGCCCCTCGAGCACCTGGATGAAGCGCCCCTCGCGGTGCAGCAGCATGCCGGTGATGCCCAGCCGGGCGTTGTTCGACCGGCTGGTCATCAGCAGGTTGGCCAGGTCGTCGTCGGTGAAGGGGTACGACGATCGGCTGACGTACACGGTGGACAGCACGGGCGGGCCTCCTCGGGCTCAGGGCTCGATCGAGTCTGCACGCCGTCCGGCCCCACCGCCCTCCCCAGTTCTGGGCCCTCCCCGCCCGCGCCCGCCCGCCCTGCCCTGCCCGCCCCGCCCCGCCCTGCCCGCCCTGCCCCGCCCCGCCCCGCCCTGCCCGCCCTGCCCCGCCCCGCCCCGCCCGCCGAGTGTGCAAATCGCGACAAGACGCCGGCGAACGGCGCCCTCGGACGAACGTGAGCGGCGTGTCGAGCTCCGATGGTCGGGTTCGGTACGCGGGGACGCGCGGGTCAGGTCGGGTTCGGTACGGGGGAGGTGCGGAGTCGGTCCGCGGGGAGGCGCGGGTCAGGTCCGTGGGGACGTGCGGGTCAGGTACGCGGGGACGCGCGGGTCAGGTCGGGTTCGGTACGGGGGGAGGTGCGGAATCGGTCCACGGGGAGGCGCGGGGCAGGTCCGCGGGGACGTGCGGGTCAGGTCCGCGGGGACGTGCGGGCCAGGTCGGGTTCGGCACGCAGGGCGGGCACGCGGGGAGGCTGATCCGGTACGTGCCGGATCAGCTTCGGGCGGAGTCTCCTGGGCCCGCTTCCGCCGGGTCGCACCACCCATGCGTCGTCGAACCACCCCCGTGCGTGGTTCGACGACGCATGGGTGGTGCGACCCGCCCCGGGGCCCCGTTCGACCGCCCTACGCTGGAGCCGTGCCGTCCACCCCCGCGCCCGAACCGCTCCCCGGGGGCCGGCAGCCAGCCGAGCCAGCCACCCCGACCCCGTGGCGCCGCTCGCCAGGCATCCGCGTGGGGGCGTCGATCGCCGTCGCGACCGGCCTCTACGGCGTCTCGTTCGGGGCGCTCGCCGTGGCCTCGGGTCTGACCACCGCGCAGACCTGTGTCCTGAGCCTGCTGTTGTTCTCCGGCGGTTCGCAGTTCGCCTTCGTCGGCGTCGTCGCCGGAGGAGGCGCGGGCTCGGCAGCCGCGTCCGCCGCGGCCCTGCTCGGCATCCGCAACGCGGTCTACGGCATGCAGCTCAACGCCCTGCTGCACCCGCGCGGCTGGCGTCGGCTGGTCGCCGCGCACGTCACCATCGACGAGTCGCTCGCCACGAGCACCGGTCAGACCGATCCCGTCGAGCAGCGCCGCGGCTTCTGGGTCGCAGGGGTCGGCGTCTTCGTGCTCTGGAACCTCTTCACCCTGGTCGGCGCGCTCGCCGGGGACGCCATGGGCGACCCGCGTGACTGGGGACTCGACGGAGCGGCCGTCGCGGCGTTCCTCGCGTTGCTGTGGCCGCGCCTCCGTTCCCGCGACGCGGCCGCGGTCGCCGTCGCGTGCGCGGTGGTGACCGTCGTCGCGGTGCCGTTCGTGCCTCCGGGGGGGCCGATCCTGGTGGCGGCCGTCGTCGCCGCGGCCCTCGGCTGGCGGGGTGCGCGCGAGCGTCCCGGCGCGGCGCCGGCCGCGGCCCCGGGCGCCGACCCCACGAGCCGAGGAGGCGCGGCGTGAGCACCTGGGTCTGGATCGCCGTCGCCTGCGTGGTCGCCTACGCCACCAAATTGCTCGGGTACCTCGTGCCCCGCCGCTGGCTCACGAATCCTCGCGTGGCGCGGGTCGCGGGCACGCTCACGATCGGGCTGCTGGCGTCGCTGACCATGGCGAACGCCGTCGCCACCGGGCAGCAGCTCGTGCTCGACGCCCGGCTCGGGGCGCTGGTCGCGGCCGCGGTGGCCCTGCTCTTGCGTGCGCCGTTCCTCGTCGTGGTGATCGTCGGAGCCGCCGCCGCCGCGGGCCTGCGCCTGCTCGGCCTGTCCTGACCGGCCGCGCCGCCGCCACCGCCGCCGACCCGCCGACCCGCCGGCCCGCCGACCCGCCGACCCGCCGATCCGGCCCGTACCGGATCAGCTGCCGCGCGGTGCCGCCCCCCGGGCCCGGCGCCCCTCGAGCACCCCGCCGAGCAGCACGACGGCCACCCCGACCACGGGCACGAGCAGCAGTCCGTACCGCAGTCCGACCGAGTCCGCGACGAACCCGACGACGGGCGGCGACGCCAGGAATCCCAGCCGCAGCAGCCAGCTGACCAGCGTCAGCCCCGTGCCGGCCCGGAACCCGGGCAGGTTGTCCGCCGCGTGCATCGCCGCCGGGATCAGGGTCGCGACGCCGAACCCCGCCGCCGCGAAGCCGACGATCGTGCCGACCACCGAGGGGAACGCCAGCGCGACGCCCATGCCCACCGCGACGAACACGCCTCCGGCCCGGGCGACGGCCTTCTGGCCGAAGCGGTCGACCATGCCGTCGCCGAGCAGGCGTCCGACGAACTGGGCCCCCTGCAGCGACACGAACCCGAGGGCGGCGACCGTCACGCCGGCCCCGAGCGACCCCAGGTAGAGCGCGGCCCACGTGCTGCCCGCGTCCTCGACGACCGCGCCGGACGACGCGATCACGACCAGGGCCAGCAGCACGCCCCACTTCGCGACGAACCCGGGCGAGACCCGGCGACCGTCACGAGCCGAGGAGGCGCGGGTCGAGTCGTCGACGGAGCCCGCCCCGGTCGTCGAGCCGGCCCGCGCCTCCTGCGCTCCGACGTCGGGGCCGCCCGCCACGGGCGCGACGCCGGGCCCCGCGCCCGCCGCCACGTCGGCGCCGGACTCGACCACCGCGTCGGCCGTCTCGCGCGAGCCCTCGGCCGGTTCGGGCCCGGCCAAGAGCAGCGGGTACGCGACGAGCGCCACGACGGCGAAGACCAGGGCCGACACCCCGAGGTGCCAGGCGATCGGGATGTCGAGCCCGGCCGCCGCGCCGCCCATCAGGCCGCCGAGGACGGCCCCGACGCTCCACACGGCGTGGAACGAGTTGAGGATCGACCGGCGGTAGCGGTACTGCACGCGCAGTCCGTGCGAGTTCTGCGAGACGTCGACGATGGCGTCCAGGGCGCCGGCGAGCAGGAAGCCCGCCGCCAGCAGCCCGCCGACCGGGGCGATGCCGGCCAGCAGCACGGCGACCCCGGTGATCACCGTGCCGATCACGGCCACCCGTGACGACCGGAAGCGACGGATCAGCCACCCGGCCCCGAGCCCCGCGACGAGCGCGCCGACCGGGAACGCCGCGACGGCCAGGCCGAAGTCGGCGTTCGACAGGTCGAGGCCGTCCTTGATGGCGGGGTAGCGCGGCAGGATGTTCGCGAACAGCGCGCCGTTGGTGAAGAAGAGCAGGGCGACGCCGAGTCGGGCTCGGCGGTCCTCGCGCGTCGGCACGGTGCGGGCCGGGGCGGCGGGAGAGGTCGTCGGTGACGTCATGGTGTACGAACGTACACTAAGGCCGGGCGGCGGCGGTCCGCTCGCGGGGACGCGCCGCCGAGGTGATCAGCGAGGCGCCCGCGACCACGACCAGCACGACGATCATCGCGCTGCGCAGGCCCACGTGTTCGCCGACGAAACCGAGCAGCGGCGGCCCGACCAGGAACGCCACGTAGGCCATCGTCGCGACGGCTCCGACCGCCGTCGTGGGGTCGTCGCTGTCGGCCGCGGCCGAGACGGTCACCGGGAAGCCCAGGGCGGCGCCGAGACCCCAGAGCACGACGGCGACGCCCGCGACGACGACCGAGTCCGCGAAGACGACGAGGGCGATGCCGACCGCCGAGACGAGCGCGCTGGCGCGCAGCACGGTCGCGTGGCCGAAGCGGGCGAGCAGTGGCTCGCCGAGGAACCGCCCGACCGTCATCGCCGCCGCGAACGCCGTGAAGACGACCGTGCCGGCGGTCGCCGAGACTCCGTGGCCGTCGACGAAGAGCAACGGCAGCCAGTCGTTGGCCGACCCCTCGGCCAGGGCGAGCGCCAGCACGATCAGCCCGATCAGCACGAGCCGGCGGTCGCGCCAGACCGCCAGCGACCCGGCGAGTCGGGCCCGGACCCCGGAGGCGCGCTCGGCCCGCTCGTCGGAGCGTCCGGTCGTCCGCGGCACGATCGGCACCGCCCAGACCAGTGCGGCGCCACCCGCGAGCGCGACTCCGAGCAGGTGCCACTGGACGGGCACGTGCGTCGCCGTGAGCAGGATGCCGAGGCCGGCCCCCGCGACCGTGCCGAGGCTGAAGCAGCCGTGGAGCACGGGCAGCACCGACCGGCCCGAGGCGGTCTCGATCGCGGCGCCCTCGATGTTGACGGCGATCTCGGCGAGGCCGACTCCCGCGCCGACCAGGGCGAGGCCGACGAAGACGCCGGGGGTGATCGAGAGCGACGCGGCCAGGCCGACGAGGGCCACGCCGGCGACCAGCGAGCTGCCGCCGATCGCGACGGCGCGGTGGGCTCCGTGGCGTCGCACGATCGGAGCGGAGGACAGGATGCCGCCCATCGACCCGACCGACAGGCCGAAGATGACGAGGCCCATCTCGCCCGTCGACGCCTGCAGCAGGTCGCGGATGGCCGGGGTCCGCACGACCCACGAGGCGAGCGAGACGCCGACGACCGCCATGAACACGAACACCGCCGCCCGGCGTCGGGCGAGCTCGGGGCTGAACGGCGGTCGGTTCGTCATGCGTCCAGTGTGTACGTTCGTACGCTCGTCGTCTAGGGTGGCGGTCATGACGACCATCGACCACTTCGCCGGCGATCCGCGGACGAACCACGAGCGCATGCTCGCGGGCGACCTCTACGTCTCGGACGACCCCGAGATCGCGCAGCAGCAGCAGCGCGCCGTCACGCTGCAGGCACGGTTCGCCGCGGCCTTCGCCGACGACGTCGACGCCGCGCAGGCCGTCGCCCGCGAGCTGTTCGGCAGCCTGCACGAGACGGCGCACGTGCGGCCTCCGGTGTACGTCGACTACGGCACGTTCATCACGATCGGGGCCGGCACCTTCGTCAACTACGGCCTGACCGCGCTCGACGTGGCCCCGATCACGATCGGGGCCGACTGCCAGATCGGCCCGAACGTGCAGTTGCTGACCCCGACGCACCCGGTCGAGCCGCAGCCCCGTCGCGACAAGCTCGAGGCCGCGAAGCCGATCACCATCGGCGACAACGTCTGGCTCGGCGGCGGTGCGATCGTGCTGCCCGGGGTGACGATCGGCGACAACAGCGTGATCGGCGCCGGGGCGGTGGTGACGAAGGACGTCCCCGCGAACGTCGTCGCGGTCGGCAACCCGGCCCGCGTGGTGAGGAGCATCTAGCCATGGGGACCGCCCGCCGCACCGAGCCCGACCGCCGTGACCGCCTCATCGACGTGACGCTCGACGTCGTGGCCGAGGTCGGCGTCGCCGGCGCCTCGCACCGCAAGATCGCGGCGCGTGCCGACGTGCCCCTCGGTTCGATGACCTACCACTTCGACGGCATGGACGAGCTGCTGCACGAGGCGTTCTCGCGCTTCGCCGAGACGATCATCGTGCGCTTCGAGGGGCGGCTCGGCGCCGCGACCACCCGCGACGAGGCCAAGGAGGCGGTGGTCGCGTTGGTCCACGACGACCTGACCGGCCCGGCCGCGGTCCGCGACCAGGTGCTCAGCTACGAGCTCTACACGCTGGCCGCACGGGAGCCGCGCTTCCGCGAGATCACCCGGGAGTGGATGCGGCGCAGCCGGGTCGAGCTCGAGCGCCACTTCGACCCGGACACCGCCCGTCAGGTCGACGCCCTGATCGAGGGGCTCTCGATCCACCGCGCCCTCGACCCGTCTCCGCCGAGTCGAGCCCTGACCCGCGAGGCCGTGGAGCGCATCACGCGCGTGTCCTGACCGTCGCGACCTGCGCCTCCTGCGCTCCAGATCGTCATGGCCACAAACCGAACTGGGGTCTCGTCGAGGTGCGGCTTGCCTTGCCAGGCGTTCTAATGGAACAGGTGCAGAAGCTGCACGGCGGTGAGAAGGTACGCACCGGATCAGGACGAGAGTCGAGAAACCAGTGGACGCAGAGAGCGACATGTCGCGCCGCGTGCCCGGTCGAGACACCTCGACGGCCCCCGACACGGCGTTCGGCGACTTCAACGTCGCCAGCGACTTCGGCGAGATCGGCGACGCGGCCCGCACGCCGGCGGCAGACCTCTTCTTCGGCGACTTCGCGCCCCCGCTCGACCCCGATCTGATCTTCGAGTGCTCGGCGTCCATGAACGGCGAGCACGGTGCGGTGGCCCTCTACGAGGACCGCGTCATCGTCGAGAGCCCCGACGAGCCCGACGGCGAGGCCGTGTTCTCGACCGACACGGTGCGGGCCTGGTGTCTGGTCGAGGGCGAGACCTTCTTCGCGCTCGTCGTCGAGGCCGACGTGCTTCACCGCACGCGCCTGCCGTCCGGCTTCAAGGCCGTGCTCAAGGCGGCGTTCACGAAGGCCTTCGGCCCGGCGTCGAGTCCCACCGGCGCGTGAGCCCCGAGCACGTCCGCCCCCGTTTCGGGGGTTCCGCCCGATCAGGGCGTTCTTTCAGCGCCCGCGGCATGGCAGGATCACTCTGATGGAACCCGAACAGACCCTGCCTCCGGTGCGCTCCGAGATGGGCGGCCGCGACATGGATCAGGCGCGCGCGCTGTTCGAGGACACCTACAACGGCGCCGGGTTCCGCACCGACACCCGGCAAGAGACGTTCGCCTACCGCTACACGACGGCCGGCGACGAGGACATGACGCTGCGGTCGGCGATGTTCCTCGGCGACATCCGCGGGGCGATCCAGCCCGAGCGCGAGTACGTCGTCGCCTGGATCACCGCGGGCGAGGGTCGGGTCGACGTCGGGGCCGAAGAGGCCGCGTTCGAGATCGGCCGCCCGCTGATGTTCCCGACGGGCAAGGCCTTCGAGTTCGAGGTCCGCGAGTACCGCCAGAACCTCGTGCACTTCGACGCCGCCTACCTCGAGCGCATGGCCGCCGAGCACGAGGGTGCCCTCGCCGGACCGCTGCAGTTCGACCACACGGCCGTGCCCGACCTGGCGAACCTGCGTCGCTGGCAGGCCACGATCACCAACGCGGCCAAGACCATCCTCGGGGGCGAGTCGACCGAGCTGCTGCGCTCCGAGCTCAAGCGCGAGTCGGCGTTCGCGTTGCTCGACACGTTCTCGCACCGGTCGATCGACCTGCCGCCCGCCCTGCTCGTGCCGCGCAACGCCCGCCTCCGCGAGGCCGTCGAGTACCTGCACACGCACTCGCACCTGCCGGTCAACATGACCCAGCTGGCCGAGGCCGTGCACCTCACGCCGCGCGGACTGCAGCAGGCCTTCAGCCGTCAGCTCGGCGTGACGCCCACCGAGTACCTCCGCACGATCCGCCTCGACCACGTGCAGGCCGAGCTGAAGGAGCTCGCTCCGGGCGAGGCCACCGTCGCCGCCGTCGCGCAGCGCTGGGGCTTCACGCACCTGAGCCGCTTCACGGCGTCGTACGTCAAGCGCTTCGGCGAGTACCCCAGCGCGACGCTGCAGGGCTGAGGCCGCGCGGGCAGGCCGGCGCGACCAGGCCGCGCCGCGCCTCCTCGGTCGGGCTTCCCCGGCTGCGCCTCCCCGAGGTGGGCACGCCGCCACGATGTGAA
This genomic interval from Frigoribacterium sp. Leaf415 contains the following:
- a CDS encoding MFS transporter encodes the protein MTNRPPFSPELARRRAAVFVFMAVVGVSLASWVVRTPAIRDLLQASTGEMGLVIFGLSVGSMGGILSSAPIVRRHGAHRAVAIGGSSLVAGVALVGLAASLSITPGVFVGLALVGAGVGLAEIAVNIEGAAIETASGRSVLPVLHGCFSLGTVAGAGLGILLTATHVPVQWHLLGVALAGGAALVWAVPIVPRTTGRSDERAERASGVRARLAGSLAVWRDRRLVLIGLIVLALALAEGSANDWLPLLFVDGHGVSATAGTVVFTAFAAAMTVGRFLGEPLLARFGHATVLRASALVSAVGIALVVFADSVVVAGVAVVLWGLGAALGFPVTVSAAADSDDPTTAVGAVATMAYVAFLVGPPLLGFVGEHVGLRSAMIVVLVVVAGASLITSAARPRERTAAARP
- a CDS encoding MFS transporter — encoded protein: MTSPTTSPAAPARTVPTREDRRARLGVALLFFTNGALFANILPRYPAIKDGLDLSNADFGLAVAAFPVGALVAGLGAGWLIRRFRSSRVAVIGTVITGVAVLLAGIAPVGGLLAAGFLLAGALDAIVDVSQNSHGLRVQYRYRRSILNSFHAVWSVGAVLGGLMGGAAAGLDIPIAWHLGVSALVFAVVALVAYPLLLAGPEPAEGSRETADAVVESGADVAAGAGPGVAPVAGGPDVGAQEARAGSTTGAGSVDDSTRASSARDGRRVSPGFVAKWGVLLALVVIASSGAVVEDAGSTWAALYLGSLGAGVTVAALGFVSLQGAQFVGRLLGDGMVDRFGQKAVARAGGVFVAVGMGVALAFPSVVGTIVGFAAAGFGVATLIPAAMHAADNLPGFRAGTGLTLVSWLLRLGFLASPPVVGFVADSVGLRYGLLLVPVVGVAVVLLGGVLEGRRARGAAPRGS
- a CDS encoding TetR/AcrR family transcriptional regulator, with translation MGTARRTEPDRRDRLIDVTLDVVAEVGVAGASHRKIAARADVPLGSMTYHFDGMDELLHEAFSRFAETIIVRFEGRLGAATTRDEAKEAVVALVHDDLTGPAAVRDQVLSYELYTLAAREPRFREITREWMRRSRVELERHFDPDTARQVDALIEGLSIHRALDPSPPSRALTREAVERITRVS
- a CDS encoding BLUF domain-containing protein — encoded protein: MLSTVYVSRSSYPFTDDDLANLLMTSRSNNARLGITGMLLHREGRFIQVLEGPDEAVRERLAVIARDPRHTAVHTIVDERVEDRLFPAWTMGYRAVTDDLASVIPGYADVFDTDTGTSSGTGTGADANAGGRDGFSNLSPSSSHKVRTLLRWFRDQPTDVTDELFSPRAS
- a CDS encoding helix-turn-helix transcriptional regulator, with amino-acid sequence MEPEQTLPPVRSEMGGRDMDQARALFEDTYNGAGFRTDTRQETFAYRYTTAGDEDMTLRSAMFLGDIRGAIQPEREYVVAWITAGEGRVDVGAEEAAFEIGRPLMFPTGKAFEFEVREYRQNLVHFDAAYLERMAAEHEGALAGPLQFDHTAVPDLANLRRWQATITNAAKTILGGESTELLRSELKRESAFALLDTFSHRSIDLPPALLVPRNARLREAVEYLHTHSHLPVNMTQLAEAVHLTPRGLQQAFSRQLGVTPTEYLRTIRLDHVQAELKELAPGEATVAAVAQRWGFTHLSRFTASYVKRFGEYPSATLQG
- a CDS encoding AzlD domain-containing protein produces the protein MSTWVWIAVACVVAYATKLLGYLVPRRWLTNPRVARVAGTLTIGLLASLTMANAVATGQQLVLDARLGALVAAAVALLLRAPFLVVVIVGAAAAAGLRLLGLS
- a CDS encoding sugar O-acetyltransferase, whose protein sequence is MTTIDHFAGDPRTNHERMLAGDLYVSDDPEIAQQQQRAVTLQARFAAAFADDVDAAQAVARELFGSLHETAHVRPPVYVDYGTFITIGAGTFVNYGLTALDVAPITIGADCQIGPNVQLLTPTHPVEPQPRRDKLEAAKPITIGDNVWLGGGAIVLPGVTIGDNSVIGAGAVVTKDVPANVVAVGNPARVVRSI
- a CDS encoding AzlC family ABC transporter permease, which translates into the protein MRVGASIAVATGLYGVSFGALAVASGLTTAQTCVLSLLLFSGGSQFAFVGVVAGGGAGSAAASAAALLGIRNAVYGMQLNALLHPRGWRRLVAAHVTIDESLATSTGQTDPVEQRRGFWVAGVGVFVLWNLFTLVGALAGDAMGDPRDWGLDGAAVAAFLALLWPRLRSRDAAAVAVACAVVTVVAVPFVPPGGPILVAAVVAAALGWRGARERPGAAPAAAPGADPTSRGGAA